CGAGCAGGCGGCAACGTTGAGCCACGTGTCGAACCTGTTCGGCAACCAGGTCGGACCGTCCGTGGCGTTCACCCTCGACGAACTGATCGGCGGCGGCGGCCAGGTCTTCTTCGCCAACTCCGGCGCCGAAGCCAACGAGTGCGCCATCAAGCTCGCCCGGCTCGCCGGCGGTCCCGGCAAGCACGTCGTCATCAGCGCGTTCGGGTCCTTCCACGGTCGCACGCTGGCGACCCTGCACGCCACGGGCCAGCCGGCCAAGCACGAGAAGTTCCAACCGCTGCCCGAAGGGTTCGTGCACGCGGCGGCCTTCGATCTCGCGGATGTCGAGCGGATGATGGACGCGTCGACGGCGGCGGTGCTCGTCGAAGTGGTGCAGGGCGAAGGCGGCGTGCATCCCGCGCCCGAGGGTTACGTGCGCGACCTGCGCGCCTTGTGCGACGAGCGCGGCGTGCTGCTCATCGTCGACGAGGTGCAGACCGGCCTCGGACGGACGGGGGAGTGGTTCGCCTTCCAGCACAGCGGCATCCGGCCCGACATCGTGACGGTGGCCAAGGCCCTCGGCAACGGCATGCCGATCGGCGCCTGCTGGGCGCGTGCCGAGGTGGCGTCGGTCTTCGAAACCGGCGACCACGGCTCGACCTACGGAGGCCAGCCGCTGGCGGCGTCGGCGGCGCGGGCGACCCTCGACGAGCTCATCGCCATCGACGCGCCGGCATGCGCCCGCCGCGCCGGCGAGCGCCTCGCCTCAGGGTTAACCCAGACACCGGGCGTGAGCGCTGTCCGCGGCCTCGGCCTGCTGCTCGGCGCCGAGCTCTCCGCCGGGAACGCGAAGGCGGTCAACAAGGCATTGCTCGACGCCGGCCTCGTCGTCAACGCCGTCACCGACACAGCGCTGCGCTTCGCCCCGCCGCTGAACGTGTCCGACGACGAGATCGACGCCGCCCTCGTCATCGTCAAGGACGTCCTGGCGTGAGACATCTCCTCGATATTGACGACCTGTCGCGCGACGAGTTCCTCGAGGTGCTGCGCCGATGCGAGGAGCCGGCCCCGCCCCGCGTGCTGGCGGGCAAAGGCGCCGGGCTCATTTTCGAGAAGGCCAGCGGCCGCACGCGGAACTCGACGGAGATGGCCGTCGTGGCGCTCGGCGGTCACCCCGTCAGCATGAAGGGCGACGAGGTCGGTATCGACACGCGCGAGACCGCCGAAGATGTCATCCGCACCCTCGCCGGCTACCACGCCGTCGTCGGTGCGCGGGTAAAGAGCCACGCCGTGCTGCAGCGCATGGCCGCGGCCGACGTCGTCCCGGTGCTCAACCTGCTCTCCGACGTGGCGCATCCGTGCCAGGCCATCGCCGACCTCCTCACCCTGCGCGCCCGCTTCGGTGACCTCGCCGCGTTGCGCGTGGCCTTCGTCGGCGACTTCAACAACGTGACCCGCTCCCTTGCGCTGGCCTGTGCCTACGCCGGCGTGGACTTCGTCGTCGCCTGCCCGCCCCAGTACGGCCCGAGCGCGCTCGACCTGGACACGATCGCCACGCTGGGCGGGATGCTGACGGTGACCGACCGCCCGACCGAGGCGGTCAAGGGTGCCGACGCGGTGTACACGGACGTCTTCGTCTCCATGGGTCAGGAGGCCGAAGCCGACGCGCGCCAGGTGGCGTTCGAGGGCTTCGCCGTGACTCCGGAGTTGATGGAACTCGCCGCCGAGCGAGCCGTGTTCCTGCACTGCCTGCCGGCGATCCGCGGGAGCGAGGTCGACGCCGCGGTGATCGACGGGCCGCAGTCGGCGGTCTTCGAGCAGGCGGCCAAGCGTCTTGACGCCGCCCGCGGCGCGATCTGGTGGCTGGTCGATGCGGCTCGCTAAACAGCAGCGTCAGCACCGGATCGCGCAGATTCTCGAAGGCGGCACCGTCACCAGCCAGGCGCAGCTCGTCGAGTTGCTGGCCGAATCGGGCGTTGTCGCCACCCAGGCCACCGTGTCGCGCGATCTGGAGGACATGGGCGCCGTCAAGATTCGGGTGCGCGGCGGCGAGACCGCCTACGCCTTGCCCGAACTGCCGACCCAACGCGTCGCCCCCGAGGACCACTTGCGGCGCGTGCTGTCGGAGTGGTTGGTCGAAGTGGCCCACAGCGGACCGGTCGTCGTGCTGCGCACGCCGCCGGGTTCCGCGCACGTCGTCGGCTCGGCGATCGACCGCGCCGGGCTGCCCGATGTCCTCGGGACCGTGGCGGGCGACGACACGTTGATGGTGATTGCGTCCGCGAAAGCGGGCGGTGAGAAGGTAGCGAACATGTTCATGGAATTGGCGGGGTTGTGATGGCACAGCGTGTGGTTCTTGCGTATTCGGGCGGTCTCGACACGTCGGTGGCCGTCGCCTGGCTCCGCGAGGAGTTGGGTGTCGAGGTGATCGCGGTGGCGGTCGACGTCGGCCAGGACGGTGGCAATACCGAGATGGACACGGTGCGCAACCGCGCCCTCGCCGCCGGCGCCGTCGAGGCCGAAGTCATCGACGCCCGCGACGAGTACGCGGCCGACTTCCTGGTCCCGGCGCTCAAGGCCAACGCCATGTACGAGGGCCGCTATCCACTCGTCAGCGCGCTCTCTCGACCCGTAATCGTGAAGCACCTCGTGGCGGCGGCTCGCCGGCATGGCGCCCACGCCGTCGCCCACGGTTGCACCGGGAAAGGCAACGACCAGGTGCGCTTCGAGGTGTCGACCCGCGCCCTCGCCCCTGATCTGGACGTCCTGGCGCCGGCGCGCAACTGGGGCCTCACCCGCGACGATTCGATCCGCTACGCCGAGACCCGCGGCATCCCGATCACCGCCACGCGCGAGAAGCTGTATTCGATCGACGACAACCTCTGGGGCCGCGCCATCGAGTGCGGCGAGATGGAGGATCCATGGCGTGAGCCTCCGCCCGGCGTGTGGGTGCTGACCAAGCCGACGGCGACCGATCCCCGCGACGTCACAATCAGCTTCGAAGCCGGCGCGCCCGTCGCCCTCGACGGCGAGAAGCTCGGACTCGTCGACCTGATCGGCAGGCTGGCCGACATCGTCGGGTCGTACGGCTGGGGTCGCATCGACATGGTCGAGAACCGCCGCGTCGGCATCAAGAGTCGAGAAACCTACGAGTGCCCGGCGAGCCTGGCGCTGATCCTGGCCCACAACGACCTCGAGTCGATCACCCTCGAGCGCGACCTGGCCCGCGAGAAGGCCCGCCTCGAGCCCCGCTACGCCGAGCTGATCTATGACGGGCTGTGGTTCTCGCCACTCAAGCGTGCCTACGACGCCTTCATCGACGACAGCCAGCGGTTTGTGACGGGCGACGTGCGGTTGTCGCTGTCGCCCGGGTCGTGCCGCGTCACCGGCCGGCGCTCGCCCGACGCCCTCTACGACTACGAGCTCGCCACCTACGACGCCGCCGACACGTTCCGCCACAGCGACTCCGAGGGCTTCGTGCGCCTCTGGGGCCTGTCCGTGCAGACGTGGGCGTCGCGGCAGGGCCCCGGACGGCAGTGACGACCCTGTGGCACGGTCGCTTCGCCGAAGGTCCGGCGGAAGCGCTGTGGCAGTTCACTGTCAGCCTGCCCTTCGATCAGCGCCTCGGTCCCGACGACGTCGTCGCGTCCAAGGCGCACGTCCACGGTCTCGTCCGCGGCGGCCTGCTGACGAAACAGGAGGGCGACGTGCTCGTCGCCGCCCTCGACAAGGTGGGCTCCGAGCTCGACAGCGGCTCGTTCGTGTTCGTCGACAGCGACGAGGACATCCACACCGCCATCGAACGCCGGGTCACGGAGATGACCGGCGACACGGGCGCCAAGCTCCACACCGGCCGTAGCCGCAACGACCA
The window above is part of the Acidimicrobiales bacterium genome. Proteins encoded here:
- the argR gene encoding arginine repressor yields the protein MRLAKQQRQHRIAQILEGGTVTSQAQLVELLAESGVVATQATVSRDLEDMGAVKIRVRGGETAYALPELPTQRVAPEDHLRRVLSEWLVEVAHSGPVVVLRTPPGSAHVVGSAIDRAGLPDVLGTVAGDDTLMVIASAKAGGEKVANMFMELAGL
- a CDS encoding ornithine carbamoyltransferase — encoded protein: MRHLLDIDDLSRDEFLEVLRRCEEPAPPRVLAGKGAGLIFEKASGRTRNSTEMAVVALGGHPVSMKGDEVGIDTRETAEDVIRTLAGYHAVVGARVKSHAVLQRMAAADVVPVLNLLSDVAHPCQAIADLLTLRARFGDLAALRVAFVGDFNNVTRSLALACAYAGVDFVVACPPQYGPSALDLDTIATLGGMLTVTDRPTEAVKGADAVYTDVFVSMGQEAEADARQVAFEGFAVTPELMELAAERAVFLHCLPAIRGSEVDAAVIDGPQSAVFEQAAKRLDAARGAIWWLVDAAR
- a CDS encoding acetylornithine/succinylornithine family transaminase encodes the protein MSSKLMPTYAAPPVTFVRGEGTHLYDDTGKEYLDFLSGLAVTSLGHAHPRVTAAIAEQAATLSHVSNLFGNQVGPSVAFTLDELIGGGGQVFFANSGAEANECAIKLARLAGGPGKHVVISAFGSFHGRTLATLHATGQPAKHEKFQPLPEGFVHAAAFDLADVERMMDASTAAVLVEVVQGEGGVHPAPEGYVRDLRALCDERGVLLIVDEVQTGLGRTGEWFAFQHSGIRPDIVTVAKALGNGMPIGACWARAEVASVFETGDHGSTYGGQPLAASAARATLDELIAIDAPACARRAGERLASGLTQTPGVSAVRGLGLLLGAELSAGNAKAVNKALLDAGLVVNAVTDTALRFAPPLNVSDDEIDAALVIVKDVLA
- a CDS encoding argininosuccinate synthase, whose amino-acid sequence is MAQRVVLAYSGGLDTSVAVAWLREELGVEVIAVAVDVGQDGGNTEMDTVRNRALAAGAVEAEVIDARDEYAADFLVPALKANAMYEGRYPLVSALSRPVIVKHLVAAARRHGAHAVAHGCTGKGNDQVRFEVSTRALAPDLDVLAPARNWGLTRDDSIRYAETRGIPITATREKLYSIDDNLWGRAIECGEMEDPWREPPPGVWVLTKPTATDPRDVTISFEAGAPVALDGEKLGLVDLIGRLADIVGSYGWGRIDMVENRRVGIKSRETYECPASLALILAHNDLESITLERDLAREKARLEPRYAELIYDGLWFSPLKRAYDAFIDDSQRFVTGDVRLSLSPGSCRVTGRRSPDALYDYELATYDAADTFRHSDSEGFVRLWGLSVQTWASRQGPGRQ